A single window of Jiangella alkaliphila DNA harbors:
- a CDS encoding ABC transporter permease: protein MPPPADPGRRGLLGRWRRGDAAGGRPGVAPLVRAQLRAHWGRALALGLGVVAATSVFTVLTGASEVERLELRGEVAAAPSQYHILVRPPGTRTDLEAEHGLVRPYQLSGQFGGISLADYDAIRGLGGVEVAAPVAMVGYIMTATQVAVDVGPRTDASRELLVADVVYTSDRGLTEIEQPAASYSYVTPNAVSVVGQLNDTGAPHGVAETMPDGSAVLVCPARVYGAGVADSPAAAARERSSSCLTTRPGSDPATRTLQAPSRRTVTLEWSFPVLVAAVDPEQEALLTGDGDVPAALQALAGSASATGTGSRPVPVVVGAQAGVDAQAEVTVRRLPDDAADRFAAGVPLEQVGDLLATPGLVVGADTVTAQQAYQELIREATERPVSILVDSFWTTEPTAYDVGAGGVLKPRPVGNPQDVWQSSVRIEGYVPAPPVVADTGFRAVRPHPGSAVSQTGATLPQLGIVGVFESSDFEAAQFDGAYGLAPADARSRELLGDQPLLPSGSPAAYHLGPPTAFVRLSDLETFTGSGIELADPDAPVSAIRVRVAGVEGVSALERERVRLVADQIRAATGLDVDIVLGSAATEQTVELPAGAFGRPELALAETWMRQGVVAAVMQAVDHKSVTLFVLVLAVSTLFVANVSAASARSRRGELEVLSRIGWSRGHLLRLLLAEVLLVGGAAGIAGALVSVAVGWVTGLEVTVSRALVAVPVAVFVALVAAAWPAWRASKPSVAGMVQPRTAPGQRASGMRGVRSPVVRGVRSLAVANVVRSPGRTGLGVLAVALGCAALTALLGITLAFNGAVVGSVLGDAVSVRAREIDYVAVLVTILLSSIAVADVVFLNMRDRRAEFAVLQAVGWGDGRVRRVVLAEAALIGCTGAVCGTLAGLAVAAGLAGELRAELLVAAALTVTGGTAIPVLASLVPAAALRRMTVASTLTRDA, encoded by the coding sequence ATGCCGCCGCCGGCTGACCCGGGCCGCCGCGGCCTGCTCGGCCGGTGGCGTCGTGGCGACGCCGCGGGCGGGCGGCCCGGCGTCGCCCCGCTGGTCCGCGCCCAGCTGCGCGCCCACTGGGGCCGGGCGCTGGCGCTCGGTCTCGGCGTCGTCGCCGCGACCTCGGTGTTCACCGTGCTCACCGGTGCCTCGGAGGTCGAGCGGCTGGAGCTGCGCGGCGAGGTGGCCGCCGCGCCGAGCCAGTACCACATCCTGGTCCGCCCGCCCGGAACCCGTACCGACCTCGAGGCCGAGCACGGGCTGGTCCGGCCGTACCAGCTGTCCGGCCAGTTCGGCGGCATCTCGCTGGCCGACTACGACGCCATCCGCGGGCTCGGCGGCGTCGAGGTGGCCGCGCCGGTCGCGATGGTCGGCTACATCATGACCGCGACGCAGGTCGCCGTCGACGTCGGCCCGCGCACCGACGCGAGCCGCGAGTTGCTGGTCGCCGACGTCGTGTACACCAGCGACCGCGGGCTGACCGAGATCGAGCAGCCGGCCGCGTCGTACTCCTACGTCACGCCCAACGCCGTCTCCGTGGTGGGCCAGCTCAACGACACCGGCGCGCCGCATGGCGTGGCCGAGACGATGCCCGACGGGTCCGCCGTGCTGGTCTGCCCCGCCCGGGTCTACGGCGCGGGTGTCGCGGACTCGCCGGCCGCCGCGGCCCGCGAGCGCAGCAGCAGCTGCCTCACGACCCGGCCCGGCAGCGACCCGGCCACCCGCACCCTGCAGGCGCCGTCGCGGCGCACGGTCACGCTGGAGTGGTCTTTCCCGGTGCTGGTGGCGGCGGTCGACCCGGAGCAGGAGGCCCTGCTGACCGGCGACGGCGACGTGCCGGCCGCACTTCAGGCGCTGGCCGGCTCCGCGTCCGCCACCGGCACCGGCAGCCGTCCGGTCCCGGTCGTCGTCGGCGCCCAGGCGGGCGTCGACGCGCAGGCCGAGGTGACGGTGCGCCGGCTGCCCGACGACGCCGCGGACCGGTTCGCGGCGGGCGTGCCGTTGGAGCAGGTCGGCGACCTGCTGGCCACGCCCGGGCTGGTCGTCGGCGCCGACACCGTCACCGCGCAGCAGGCCTACCAGGAGCTCATCCGGGAGGCGACCGAGCGTCCGGTGAGCATCCTGGTCGACAGCTTCTGGACCACCGAGCCGACGGCCTACGACGTCGGCGCCGGCGGGGTGCTCAAGCCGCGGCCGGTCGGCAACCCGCAGGACGTCTGGCAGTCGTCGGTGCGCATCGAGGGCTACGTGCCGGCGCCGCCGGTGGTCGCCGACACCGGGTTCCGCGCCGTCCGCCCGCACCCCGGCTCGGCCGTCTCGCAGACCGGTGCCACGCTGCCGCAGCTCGGGATCGTGGGCGTCTTCGAGTCCAGCGACTTCGAGGCGGCCCAGTTCGACGGCGCGTACGGCCTGGCGCCGGCCGACGCACGCAGCCGGGAGCTGCTCGGCGACCAGCCGCTGCTGCCGTCGGGCAGCCCGGCCGCCTACCACCTCGGCCCGCCGACGGCGTTCGTCCGGCTGTCCGACCTCGAGACGTTCACCGGGTCGGGCATCGAGCTGGCCGACCCGGACGCGCCGGTCAGCGCCATCCGGGTCCGGGTGGCCGGGGTCGAGGGCGTCAGCGCGCTCGAGCGCGAGCGGGTCCGGCTGGTCGCCGACCAGATCCGCGCCGCCACCGGCCTCGACGTCGACATCGTCCTCGGCAGCGCGGCCACCGAGCAGACCGTCGAGCTGCCGGCCGGCGCGTTCGGCCGCCCGGAGCTGGCGCTGGCCGAGACCTGGATGCGTCAGGGCGTCGTCGCCGCCGTCATGCAGGCCGTCGACCACAAGAGCGTGACCCTGTTCGTGCTGGTCCTGGCCGTCAGCACGCTGTTCGTCGCGAACGTCTCAGCGGCGTCGGCGCGGTCTCGTCGGGGAGAGCTGGAGGTGCTCAGCCGCATCGGCTGGAGCCGCGGGCACCTGCTGCGGCTGCTGCTGGCCGAGGTGCTGCTGGTCGGCGGCGCCGCGGGGATCGCCGGCGCGCTGGTCTCGGTGGCGGTCGGGTGGGTCACCGGCCTGGAGGTGACGGTGTCGCGCGCCCTCGTCGCCGTGCCGGTCGCGGTGTTCGTCGCGCTGGTCGCCGCGGCGTGGCCGGCGTGGCGGGCGTCGAAGCCGTCCGTCGCCGGGATGGTGCAGCCGCGGACGGCGCCCGGCCAGCGCGCGTCCGGGATGCGCGGCGTCCGCTCGCCGGTCGTCCGCGGGGTGCGGTCGCTGGCGGTGGCCAACGTGGTCCGCTCGCCGGGGCGGACCGGCCTCGGCGTGCTCGCGGTCGCGCTCGGGTGCGCGGCGCTGACCGCGCTGCTCGGCATCACGCTGGCGTTCAACGGCGCCGTCGTCGGGTCCGTGCTGGGCGACGCGGTCTCCGTCCGCGCCCGCGAGATCGACTACGTCGCCGTCCTGGTGACGATCCTCCTGTCCAGCATCGCCGTCGCCGACGTCGTCTTCCTCAACATGCGCGACCGCCGGGCCGAGTTCGCCGTCCTCCAGGCCGTCGGCTGGGGCGACGGCCGGGTGCGCCGGGTCGTGCTGGCCGAGGCGGCGCTGATCGGCTGCACCGGCGCCGTCTGCGGCACCCTCGCCGGCCTGGCCGTCGCCGCGGGACTGGCCGGCGAGCTGCGCGCCGAGCTACTGGTCGCCGCGGCGCTGACGGTGACCGGCGGCACGGCGATCCCGGTGCTCGCCAGCCTCGTCCCGGCCGCCGCGCTGCGCCGCATGACCGTCGCCTCGACCCTGACCCGCGACGCCTGA
- a CDS encoding ABC transporter ATP-binding protein yields the protein MTGPEAERDTRVTLRTVVRALGLLWSAAPGWSAGFAALSLLAGVLVPLDAWLLARALDTVVDGSGRGAAVSAVALLGAAAVTTAVVAAVTRYAESELARRVALRAKGTLMRAVARIAGLELLERPAFLDRLRLAEQAGSGAPQVLIQAVFGALRAAVAAAGLIVVLAAVSPWLVLLTVAGSLPAAVAAVAESRDRARMLWGITPGFRREMFYGTLLTDAGAAKELRVFGLGDLLHDRMTTELRAIARAQRAVERRAALAQGGLAAASALLGAGALVWGAVQAVAGTITVGDLSMLVTGLAGLRAAAAGLVRCFGDGHHSALVFGHFEAVLETAAAAAVPTPPPPGPRLHTVRPTGVELRDITFRYAAGHAPVLRGVSFTIPPGAMVALVGANGAGKSTIVKLLCRLYEPTSGSIRWDGRDVAGLPPDAVRRRIGVLFQDFVRYDLTVADNVGFGDVRRLGDEAALRAAVRLAGADTVVERLPQGYRTMLSRVFGGTDDADGVQLSGGQWQRVALARSLLRDDADLMILDEPSSGLDADAEAALYEHLRTERGGRSCLLVTHRLSAVRHADAIVVLAGGRVVEQGGHDQLLAAGGEYARLYRRQADGFGRPADAAAG from the coding sequence GTGACCGGGCCGGAGGCCGAGCGCGACACCCGCGTCACCCTCCGGACCGTCGTCCGCGCTCTCGGCCTGTTGTGGTCGGCCGCCCCCGGGTGGTCGGCCGGGTTCGCCGCGCTGTCGCTGCTGGCCGGCGTCCTGGTGCCGCTCGACGCGTGGCTGCTGGCCCGCGCGCTCGACACCGTCGTGGACGGTTCCGGCCGCGGCGCCGCCGTGTCGGCCGTTGCGCTGCTGGGCGCCGCGGCCGTCACGACCGCGGTCGTCGCCGCGGTGACCAGGTACGCCGAGAGCGAGCTGGCCCGCCGGGTCGCGCTGCGCGCCAAGGGCACGTTGATGCGGGCGGTCGCCCGGATCGCCGGCCTGGAACTGCTCGAGCGGCCGGCCTTCCTGGACCGGCTGCGGCTGGCCGAGCAGGCCGGGTCCGGCGCTCCGCAGGTGCTGATCCAGGCGGTGTTCGGCGCGCTCCGGGCGGCGGTCGCCGCCGCCGGCCTGATCGTGGTGCTGGCCGCGGTCAGCCCGTGGCTGGTGCTGCTGACCGTCGCCGGCAGCCTGCCCGCGGCCGTGGCCGCCGTCGCCGAGAGCCGCGACCGCGCCCGGATGCTCTGGGGGATCACGCCCGGGTTCCGGCGCGAGATGTTCTACGGCACCCTGCTCACCGACGCCGGCGCGGCGAAGGAGCTGCGCGTCTTCGGCCTCGGCGACCTGCTGCACGACCGGATGACGACCGAGCTGCGCGCCATCGCCCGGGCCCAGCGCGCGGTCGAGCGGCGTGCGGCGCTGGCCCAGGGCGGACTGGCCGCGGCGAGCGCGCTGCTCGGCGCCGGCGCCCTGGTGTGGGGCGCCGTCCAGGCGGTGGCCGGCACGATCACCGTCGGTGACCTCAGCATGCTGGTCACCGGGCTGGCCGGGTTACGGGCGGCGGCGGCCGGCCTGGTCCGGTGTTTCGGCGACGGCCACCACAGCGCGCTGGTCTTCGGGCACTTCGAGGCGGTGCTGGAGACCGCGGCCGCGGCCGCCGTCCCGACGCCGCCACCGCCCGGGCCGCGGCTGCACACCGTCCGGCCAACCGGCGTTGAGCTGCGCGACATCACCTTCCGTTACGCTGCGGGCCATGCGCCGGTATTGCGTGGCGTCTCGTTCACCATTCCGCCCGGCGCCATGGTCGCGCTGGTCGGGGCCAACGGCGCAGGCAAGTCCACCATCGTCAAGCTGCTGTGCCGGCTCTACGAGCCGACGTCGGGCAGCATCCGCTGGGACGGCCGCGACGTCGCCGGCCTGCCGCCCGACGCCGTCCGGCGCCGCATCGGGGTGCTGTTCCAGGACTTCGTCCGCTACGACCTCACCGTCGCCGACAACGTCGGGTTCGGCGACGTCCGGCGGCTCGGCGACGAGGCGGCGCTGCGCGCGGCCGTCCGCCTGGCCGGGGCCGACACCGTCGTCGAGCGGCTGCCGCAGGGATACCGGACCATGCTGAGCCGCGTGTTCGGCGGCACCGACGACGCCGACGGCGTGCAGCTGTCCGGCGGGCAGTGGCAACGGGTCGCGCTGGCGCGGTCGCTGCTGCGCGACGACGCCGACCTGATGATCCTCGACGAGCCCAGCTCCGGCCTCGACGCCGACGCCGAAGCCGCGCTGTACGAGCACCTGCGCACCGAGCGGGGCGGCCGGTCGTGCCTGCTGGTGACACACCGGCTGAGCGCGGTCCGGCACGCCGACGCGATCGTCGTGCTGGCCGGCGGACGGGTCGTCGAGCAGGGCGGCCACGACCAGCTGCTGGCCGCCGGCGGCGAGTACGCCCGGCTGTACCGACGCCAGGCGGACGGGTTCGGGAGGCCGGCCGATGCCGCCGCCGGCTGA
- a CDS encoding MauE/DoxX family redox-associated membrane protein, which yields MIGFLAELTRWALILVFAAAVVGKLVWPDGLTGLGTTLKAGLHVPARLAVPAATALVVAEAVVAVLLVVPVTLTAGLLAAGLLSAAMTAGTVVLARRTEALPCRCFGSGSTPVTWSTVLRNAGLTAVAAGALALSGLEDGRDAGLAVSLAALMTAAALLLAGRQLALRAPRGHSGHQHGAAGRPVTLPPNGPDIGSPAPAVPGTVPPRAGGIRLIAFASATCQGCRDGLPKLVAYARLLGGRDRVVVAIVGDSVAGADIEAAVSGVARVIADERADGLAGVYGIAVFPTYVLVDDGLVEAVTLSVNELPRPVR from the coding sequence ATGATCGGTTTCCTCGCCGAGCTGACGCGGTGGGCACTGATCCTGGTGTTCGCCGCGGCGGTCGTCGGCAAGCTGGTCTGGCCTGATGGCCTGACCGGCCTGGGCACCACGCTCAAGGCGGGTTTGCACGTGCCCGCCCGGCTGGCCGTTCCGGCCGCGACCGCCCTGGTCGTGGCCGAGGCGGTCGTCGCGGTCCTGCTGGTCGTGCCGGTGACGCTGACGGCGGGCCTGCTGGCCGCCGGGCTGCTGAGCGCGGCGATGACCGCCGGCACCGTCGTGCTGGCCCGGCGCACCGAGGCGCTGCCGTGCCGCTGCTTCGGCTCCGGGTCGACCCCGGTGACGTGGTCGACGGTCCTGCGCAACGCCGGTCTGACGGCGGTCGCTGCGGGCGCGCTGGCGCTGTCCGGTCTCGAGGACGGCCGCGACGCCGGCCTGGCGGTCAGCCTGGCCGCGCTGATGACGGCGGCCGCCCTGCTGCTCGCGGGGCGCCAGCTGGCGCTGCGCGCGCCGCGCGGGCACTCGGGACACCAGCACGGCGCCGCCGGCCGGCCGGTGACGCTGCCGCCGAACGGCCCGGACATCGGGTCGCCGGCGCCGGCCGTGCCCGGGACGGTGCCGCCGCGGGCCGGCGGGATCAGGCTGATCGCGTTCGCCTCGGCCACCTGCCAGGGCTGCCGGGACGGGCTGCCCAAGCTGGTCGCGTACGCGCGGCTGCTCGGCGGTCGTGACCGCGTCGTCGTGGCGATCGTCGGCGACTCCGTCGCCGGTGCGGATATCGAGGCCGCGGTCTCCGGCGTCGCGCGGGTCATCGCCGACGAGCGCGCCGACGGACTGGCCGGTGTCTACGGCATCGCGGTGTTCCCGACGTACGTGCTGGTCGACGACGGGCTGGTCGAGGCCGTCACCCTGTCGGTCAACGAACTCCCACGTCCGGTGCGGTGA
- a CDS encoding ABC transporter ATP-binding protein, translated as MVDVTLDIHAGETVAVVGPSGSGKSTLLHVIGGMDRPDSGTVVVGGTRVEQLSRRAAAAFRRGVGVVFQHYHLLPQLTALDNVVVPLMPIQVGFDRHERARELLDAVGLGARAAARVGDLSGGEQQRVAIARALVARPKLLLADEPTGALDSRTGDEVLDLLAQVQSDYGMTLILATHEAAVAAQCSRMISLRDGAVVADHAVWDPQPDETLRRATGLG; from the coding sequence CTGGTCGACGTCACCCTCGACATCCACGCAGGTGAGACCGTCGCGGTCGTCGGCCCGTCCGGGTCGGGCAAGTCGACGCTGCTGCACGTCATCGGCGGCATGGACCGGCCCGACTCCGGCACCGTCGTGGTCGGCGGCACCCGGGTCGAGCAGCTGTCGCGGCGCGCGGCGGCAGCGTTCCGGCGCGGCGTCGGCGTCGTCTTCCAGCACTACCACCTGCTGCCCCAGCTGACCGCGCTGGACAACGTCGTGGTGCCGCTGATGCCGATCCAGGTCGGCTTCGACCGCCACGAGCGGGCCCGCGAGCTGCTCGACGCCGTCGGGCTCGGCGCCCGGGCCGCGGCGCGCGTCGGCGACCTCTCCGGTGGCGAGCAGCAGCGGGTGGCGATCGCCCGCGCACTGGTGGCGCGGCCGAAGCTGCTGCTGGCCGACGAACCGACCGGCGCGCTGGACTCCCGCACCGGCGACGAGGTGCTCGACCTGCTGGCGCAGGTGCAGTCCGACTACGGCATGACGCTGATCCTGGCGACGCACGAGGCGGCGGTCGCCGCTCAGTGCTCCCGCATGATCAGCCTCCGCGACGGCGCCGTCGTCGCCGACCACGCGGTCTGGGATCCGCAGCCTGACGAGACGCTGCGCCGGGCGACCGGCCTCGGCTGA
- a CDS encoding methyltransferase domain-containing protein, producing the protein MTAVVAEEDWRPRAVQLADELVRSGSLTDQAWRDVFAAVPRHVFVPHFARTELTPNGTKYTLVNGDDPDQRESWLRAAYSDTTLLTQVDGQPVEEAFATASGYGRHTSSATAPGLMGWMLEDLGVRDGDDVLELGAGTGYNAALLSVRLGDQHVTSVDIDAQLVETARWRLAEVGQRPTVEVGDGRSGWLRRAPYDRVIATFALPYVPESWIDQTSHGGAILTNVSGSVGGAMLLAEVTGPGTATGTFVSRWAGFMPSRHQPLTRPDSAADYVAGHTMLAADALDDRAFAFLAQLHLPGARVYHAVRDDGRRLRGLLAPDGSWAEVYEPDPAGECAVEQGGPQRLWDVVETAHHLWIDAGRPDWTSYGFHAEPGRQTVTLGDHSGWELTDGTGVRRPERPS; encoded by the coding sequence ATGACGGCCGTTGTCGCCGAGGAGGACTGGCGCCCGCGGGCCGTCCAGCTGGCTGACGAACTGGTCAGGAGTGGTTCACTCACCGACCAGGCGTGGCGGGATGTCTTCGCGGCCGTGCCGAGGCATGTCTTCGTCCCGCACTTCGCCCGAACGGAGCTCACCCCGAACGGAACGAAGTACACACTCGTCAACGGTGACGACCCGGACCAGCGCGAGTCGTGGCTGAGGGCCGCCTACTCCGACACGACACTGCTCACTCAGGTCGACGGACAGCCGGTGGAAGAGGCATTCGCCACCGCGAGCGGATATGGACGACACACCAGCTCGGCGACAGCTCCGGGGCTGATGGGCTGGATGCTCGAGGACCTAGGCGTGCGCGACGGGGATGACGTGCTCGAGCTGGGCGCCGGCACCGGCTACAACGCAGCGCTGCTCTCCGTCCGGCTCGGCGACCAGCACGTGACATCGGTCGACATCGATGCGCAACTCGTCGAGACCGCGCGGTGGCGGCTGGCCGAGGTGGGGCAGCGTCCGACCGTTGAAGTCGGCGATGGTCGCAGCGGGTGGCTGCGCCGCGCGCCCTATGACCGCGTCATAGCGACGTTCGCGCTGCCGTACGTGCCTGAGTCTTGGATCGACCAGACCAGTCATGGCGGGGCGATCCTCACCAACGTGTCCGGATCCGTCGGCGGCGCCATGCTTCTGGCGGAGGTCACCGGCCCGGGAACGGCCACGGGCACGTTCGTGTCGCGATGGGCGGGATTCATGCCGTCCAGACACCAGCCGTTGACCCGTCCGGACTCGGCGGCGGACTACGTCGCAGGGCACACCATGCTGGCGGCGGACGCGCTGGACGACCGTGCGTTCGCGTTCCTGGCGCAGCTCCATCTCCCCGGGGCTCGGGTCTACCACGCGGTCCGAGACGACGGGCGCAGGCTACGCGGCCTACTCGCGCCGGACGGCTCGTGGGCCGAGGTCTACGAGCCCGATCCGGCCGGTGAGTGCGCCGTCGAACAGGGCGGTCCCCAACGGCTGTGGGACGTCGTCGAGACCGCGCACCACCTCTGGATCGACGCGGGCCGCCCCGACTGGACCAGCTATGGCTTCCACGCCGAACCCGGCCGTCAAACGGTCACCCTCGGCGATCACAGCGGCTGGGAGCTCACCGACGGGACGGGCGTCAGAAGGCCAGAGCGGCCTTCGTGA
- a CDS encoding MvdC/MvdD family ATP grasp protein has protein sequence MINAPTDGERSSVLILTHDEDRTAERVAAELASRGVRVIQMDAADFPTRVAMAAEFDQATALWRGRLSGSTRAGRPVSVDLEDVAGVYFRRPTQFELADGMSGPERVFAYGEARRGLGGVLMGAGCTWVNDPAHAMACEYKPVQLAAAAASGLRVPRSVVTSDEDHAVRWAKRLGRPVVYKPLGGMWVPEEGQVRVLYTTVVDDLAALNEGGLGLTAHLLQEWIDKAYEVRAIVVRDRVFAVAIHSDTPAGRTDWRADYDSLRYDVADLSAEVTANLITLHRRLGLAYGACDLIVTPDDEVVFLETNQGGEWGWLAAACDLPIASALADVLQGGPS, from the coding sequence GTGATCAACGCGCCGACCGACGGTGAACGCAGCTCTGTACTCATCCTGACGCACGACGAAGATCGGACCGCTGAACGCGTGGCGGCCGAGCTTGCCAGCCGTGGTGTCCGCGTCATTCAGATGGACGCCGCCGACTTCCCCACGCGGGTCGCCATGGCCGCGGAGTTCGACCAGGCCACCGCGCTGTGGCGTGGACGTCTGAGCGGGTCCACCCGCGCGGGACGGCCGGTCTCGGTCGATCTCGAGGATGTCGCCGGGGTGTATTTCCGCCGGCCGACACAGTTCGAGCTGGCCGATGGCATGTCCGGTCCGGAGCGGGTCTTCGCCTACGGCGAGGCGCGGCGCGGCCTCGGTGGCGTCCTGATGGGTGCCGGGTGCACGTGGGTGAACGACCCGGCGCACGCGATGGCCTGTGAGTACAAGCCGGTTCAGCTGGCTGCAGCCGCCGCGAGCGGGCTGCGGGTGCCGAGGTCGGTCGTCACCAGCGACGAAGATCACGCCGTCCGCTGGGCGAAACGACTGGGCCGGCCGGTCGTGTACAAGCCGCTCGGCGGCATGTGGGTCCCGGAGGAGGGACAGGTCCGCGTGCTGTACACCACGGTGGTGGACGACCTCGCAGCCCTGAACGAAGGCGGCCTGGGGCTGACGGCTCATCTGCTTCAGGAGTGGATCGACAAGGCATACGAAGTACGCGCCATCGTCGTCAGGGACCGCGTGTTCGCCGTCGCCATCCACTCCGACACACCAGCCGGCCGTACGGACTGGCGGGCCGACTACGACTCCCTGCGCTATGACGTTGCCGACCTTTCCGCAGAGGTGACGGCCAACCTGATCACGCTGCACAGAAGGCTTGGACTGGCCTATGGTGCGTGCGACCTCATCGTCACACCTGATGATGAGGTGGTGTTCCTCGAGACGAACCAGGGCGGCGAGTGGGGTTGGCTAGCTGCCGCGTGCGACCTGCCGATCGCCTCGGCGCTGGCCGACGTCCTGCAAGGAGGCCCGTCATGA
- a CDS encoding PadR family transcriptional regulator: MPLQHAVLALLADGPSYGYELKANFEKAVGPQWGGLNIGHVYQILDRLHRDGMVSSHTVPQDSRPDRTVYLITSAGRSDLDEWLATPTTRTSGYRDDFILKVLAAGRRGPDDIREVCRIQHDARLAELQTLRTSRRTHQHDALAALTIEAAILHTQADIKLIEAVESRAGEPLMPAAQAPGAQAKDADDQPSKARHAS; encoded by the coding sequence GTGCCGCTTCAGCATGCCGTTCTCGCCCTGCTGGCCGACGGACCCAGCTACGGGTATGAGCTCAAGGCGAACTTCGAGAAGGCCGTCGGACCCCAGTGGGGTGGGCTGAACATCGGCCACGTGTACCAGATCCTCGACCGTCTGCACCGCGACGGCATGGTCAGCTCGCACACGGTGCCGCAGGACTCCCGCCCCGACCGCACCGTGTACCTCATCACGTCGGCGGGCCGCAGCGACCTCGACGAGTGGCTGGCCACGCCCACCACGCGCACGTCGGGCTATCGCGACGACTTCATCCTCAAGGTGCTCGCCGCGGGCCGCCGCGGCCCCGACGACATCCGCGAGGTCTGCCGTATCCAGCACGACGCCCGGCTGGCCGAGCTGCAGACGTTGCGCACCAGCCGGCGCACGCACCAGCACGACGCGCTCGCGGCGCTCACCATCGAGGCGGCGATCCTGCACACGCAGGCCGACATCAAGCTGATCGAGGCGGTCGAGTCGCGCGCCGGAGAGCCGCTGATGCCCGCCGCCCAGGCGCCCGGCGCCCAGGCGAAGGACGCCGACGACCAGCCCAGCAAGGCCCGGCACGCGTCCTGA
- a CDS encoding ABC transporter substrate-binding protein produces the protein MIDGAQTPVRSRQGALRAPALMAALATALVAAACSATTQSDEPAAGGTLHYLSSQPEFTHLDPQRMYLPEDIAFATSFLQRTLTAYSYDADPADVQLVADLATDTGSANDDATEWSFTLRDGVTFEDGSAITCTDVKFGVSRAFDPEFILTSGISRAIRLLDVPAGPDGNPVYTGPYTTDPGDVAAFDRAVSCSGDDRTVTFRLARPAGDFGDAVSTPAFGPVPEGTPAGVGYDTAPVSSGPYRVDQDAGEHLTLVRNDAWDRDTDPLRPAYPDRVEVQLDLDPDELDQRMIADSGADRTAIAAAVDPAAASAFPRDDALDDRTVTGPGLGVRYLAINTARVPLTGHRRAIAAAVDRAALHEALGGDVGGTPADGLLPHGLRSEDAAAASGSPGAGPPAGDPARAQTLLAEAGAPMPPLSFAFLDTPANQAAATVLQQSLGTAGITLDTVPMGPAEYYPAIQDPQSPHALMLGSWAPTWMDGATVADLLTPAGGAANLSRYDDAAFTADADAASGELDPAARAAAWSELDARAVADAVVVPLRFDQQLRLVGSQVRDAHAWAPYGSVAFGAVWVEPED, from the coding sequence ATGATCGATGGTGCCCAGACACCGGTCCGATCGCGGCAGGGCGCGCTACGGGCGCCAGCGCTGATGGCGGCCCTGGCGACAGCACTGGTCGCGGCGGCCTGCTCGGCGACGACGCAGAGCGACGAGCCGGCCGCGGGCGGCACGCTCCACTACCTCAGCAGCCAGCCGGAGTTCACCCACCTCGATCCGCAGCGCATGTACCTGCCCGAGGACATCGCGTTCGCCACGTCGTTCCTGCAGCGGACGCTGACGGCGTACTCGTACGACGCCGACCCGGCCGACGTCCAGCTGGTCGCCGACCTCGCCACCGACACCGGCAGCGCGAACGACGACGCGACCGAGTGGTCGTTCACGCTGCGCGACGGCGTGACGTTCGAGGACGGCTCGGCGATCACCTGCACGGACGTGAAGTTCGGCGTCTCGCGGGCGTTCGACCCGGAGTTCATCCTGACCAGCGGGATCTCGCGGGCGATCCGGCTGCTCGACGTCCCCGCCGGGCCTGACGGCAACCCCGTCTACACCGGGCCGTACACGACCGACCCCGGCGACGTCGCCGCGTTCGACCGCGCGGTGAGCTGCTCCGGCGACGACCGCACGGTCACGTTCCGGCTGGCCCGCCCGGCCGGCGACTTCGGCGACGCCGTCAGCACGCCGGCGTTCGGCCCGGTACCGGAGGGCACGCCGGCCGGCGTCGGCTACGACACCGCGCCGGTGTCGTCCGGCCCGTACCGGGTCGACCAGGACGCCGGCGAGCACCTGACGCTGGTCCGCAACGACGCCTGGGACCGCGACACCGACCCGCTGCGCCCGGCCTACCCGGACCGCGTCGAGGTGCAGCTGGACCTCGACCCGGACGAGCTCGACCAGCGGATGATCGCCGACTCGGGCGCGGACCGGACGGCGATCGCGGCCGCCGTCGACCCGGCGGCCGCCTCGGCGTTCCCGCGCGACGACGCACTCGACGACCGCACCGTCACCGGGCCCGGGCTGGGCGTGCGCTACCTGGCGATCAACACCGCCCGGGTCCCGCTGACCGGCCACCGCCGGGCGATCGCGGCCGCCGTCGACCGCGCCGCCCTGCACGAGGCGCTCGGCGGCGACGTCGGCGGGACGCCCGCTGACGGGCTGCTGCCGCACGGCCTGCGCTCCGAGGACGCGGCCGCGGCGTCCGGCTCGCCCGGCGCCGGCCCGCCGGCCGGTGACCCCGCACGGGCGCAGACGCTGCTGGCCGAGGCGGGCGCGCCGATGCCGCCGCTCAGCTTCGCCTTCCTCGACACCCCCGCGAACCAGGCCGCCGCCACCGTCCTGCAGCAGTCGCTGGGCACGGCCGGGATCACCCTGGACACCGTGCCGATGGGTCCGGCCGAGTACTACCCGGCGATCCAGGACCCGCAGAGCCCGCACGCGCTGATGCTCGGCAGCTGGGCGCCGACGTGGATGGACGGCGCCACCGTCGCCGACCTGCTCACGCCGGCCGGCGGCGCGGCCAACCTGTCCCGCTACGACGACGCCGCGTTCACCGCCGACGCCGACGCGGCGTCCGGCGAGCTGGACCCGGCGGCCCGGGCCGCGGCGTGGTCGGAGCTGGACGCGCGTGCCGTCGCCGACGCCGTCGTCGTGCCGCTGCGGTTCGACCAGCAGCTGCGGCTCGTGGGATCGCAGGTGCGCGACGCACACGCGTGGGCGCCGTACGGGTCGGTCGCGTTCGGGGCGGTGTGGGTAGAGCCCGAAGACTGA